Proteins from a single region of Geothrix sp. PMB-07:
- a CDS encoding transglutaminase family protein yields MTRLASILCLASAALLAAPAPEAQNQALARGRDRALSGVLRQKLTHEEREALRFLYAGMPLSDLADFDGAFFLEATRASLEARRVAPWGHSIPEDLFRHFVLPPRVNNENLDAFRARYHRELAQRVKGLSMAQAALEINHWCHEKVTYQGTDSRTSGPLSTLRSAFGRCGEESTFTVAALRAVCIPARQVYTPRWAHSDDNHAWVEVWVDGQWHFMGACEPEPELDMGWFREPVRRAMLVHTRAYGPYTGQEPVVRGSSRYAELNLTSHYAPVKTLQVQVRDRAGRPAAGAQVEFQIYNYGEFYPLATRVADAEGRTSLAMGLGDVLLWAHQGEAFGLRKVSVGNTEQVELTLDGDPAREQVLELDQVPPVERPALPDSPAAREANARRLKQEDALRGAYTATFMTREKALALAKNLDLDGERVWKQIARSAGNWEAISAFLSATDARQRPWALPLLESITDKDLRDTPTAVLQDHLAHGLALAERLPAQDFIADVLCPRVDNELLSPYRGYLQKHLPKGLVSAARRNPAALVDWIKTHITIEREANHYRVPLSPRGVLDLRVSDDHSRDLFFVACCRALDLPARLDPALRTPQFRRNGQWVTATFTARKPATAEPSGTLIPVLESKTESKPEGKAGGKTGGPTELKYATHFTLARFEGGRYRTLDLDDERPLSQLTKGMPLPEGHYLAVTGNRVAGGTVLARLSFFNLKAGETTEVPLSLRRTEVQATVLGRLDLCPPLTIQGRTESILSLAGAKGALFIWADPGQEPTRHVMGDLRALKEAFEGWGGRMVLLLPEGTDTKNLGADFERLPAQATLLSEGSGSLLHSLAESTGRSLGSRLPVIAVVDPSGKVIHLSEGYQIGAGEQTLKALQHIQEAK; encoded by the coding sequence ATGACACGACTCGCCTCCATCCTCTGTCTGGCCTCGGCGGCCCTGCTTGCGGCCCCGGCGCCTGAAGCCCAGAACCAGGCCCTGGCCCGCGGTCGGGATCGCGCCCTCTCGGGTGTCCTCCGGCAGAAGCTCACCCACGAAGAGCGGGAGGCCCTGCGCTTCCTCTATGCGGGCATGCCGCTCAGCGACCTGGCGGACTTCGATGGGGCCTTCTTCCTCGAAGCCACCCGGGCCTCCCTGGAAGCCCGTCGGGTGGCGCCCTGGGGCCACAGCATCCCGGAGGACCTCTTCCGCCATTTCGTGCTGCCGCCCCGGGTGAACAACGAAAACCTGGACGCCTTCAGGGCCCGCTACCACCGCGAGCTGGCCCAGCGCGTGAAGGGCCTGAGCATGGCCCAGGCGGCCCTGGAGATCAACCACTGGTGCCATGAGAAGGTCACCTACCAGGGCACCGACAGCCGCACCAGCGGGCCCCTCTCCACCCTGCGCAGCGCCTTCGGCCGCTGCGGCGAGGAATCCACCTTCACCGTGGCGGCTCTGCGCGCCGTCTGCATTCCGGCGCGCCAGGTCTACACGCCCCGCTGGGCCCACAGCGACGACAATCACGCCTGGGTGGAAGTCTGGGTGGATGGGCAGTGGCATTTCATGGGGGCCTGCGAACCAGAGCCGGAATTGGACATGGGTTGGTTCCGTGAGCCCGTGCGCCGGGCCATGCTGGTGCATACGCGCGCCTACGGCCCCTACACGGGCCAGGAGCCCGTGGTGCGCGGCAGCAGCCGCTACGCCGAACTGAACCTCACGTCTCACTACGCCCCCGTGAAGACCCTCCAGGTGCAGGTGCGGGACCGCGCGGGCCGCCCTGCCGCTGGGGCCCAGGTGGAATTCCAGATCTACAACTACGGCGAGTTCTATCCCCTGGCCACCCGAGTCGCGGATGCCGAGGGCCGCACCTCGCTGGCGATGGGCCTCGGCGATGTGCTCCTCTGGGCGCACCAGGGCGAGGCCTTCGGTCTGCGCAAGGTCAGCGTGGGGAACACGGAACAGGTAGAGCTGACGCTGGATGGCGACCCTGCCAGGGAGCAGGTGCTGGAGCTGGACCAGGTGCCGCCCGTGGAGCGCCCCGCCCTGCCCGATTCACCCGCCGCCCGCGAGGCGAACGCCCGGCGCCTGAAACAGGAAGATGCCTTGCGCGGTGCCTACACCGCCACCTTCATGACGCGGGAGAAGGCCCTGGCCCTGGCGAAGAACCTGGACCTCGATGGCGAGCGGGTGTGGAAGCAGATCGCACGCAGCGCCGGCAACTGGGAGGCCATCTCCGCCTTCCTCAGCGCCACCGATGCCAGGCAGCGCCCCTGGGCCCTGCCGCTTCTGGAGTCGATCACCGACAAGGATCTGCGGGATACGCCGACAGCGGTGCTGCAGGATCACCTCGCCCACGGCCTCGCCCTGGCGGAGCGCCTTCCCGCGCAGGACTTCATCGCAGATGTGCTCTGTCCCAGGGTGGACAACGAGCTGCTGAGCCCCTATCGCGGCTACCTGCAAAAGCATCTTCCGAAGGGCCTGGTCTCCGCAGCACGACGGAATCCCGCGGCCTTGGTGGATTGGATCAAGACCCACATCACCATCGAGCGCGAGGCCAACCACTACCGCGTGCCGCTGTCGCCCCGCGGCGTCCTGGACCTGCGGGTCTCCGACGACCATTCCCGCGACCTCTTCTTCGTGGCCTGCTGCCGGGCGCTGGACCTCCCCGCGAGGCTCGATCCCGCCCTGAGAACGCCTCAGTTCCGGCGGAACGGGCAGTGGGTCACAGCCACCTTCACGGCCAGGAAACCGGCCACTGCAGAGCCTTCGGGCACCCTGATCCCCGTTCTTGAGAGCAAGACGGAGAGCAAACCTGAAGGCAAGGCGGGGGGCAAGACAGGGGGGCCAACCGAGCTGAAATACGCCACCCACTTCACCCTCGCCCGCTTCGAGGGGGGGCGGTACCGCACCTTGGACCTCGACGATGAGCGGCCTCTCAGCCAGCTCACCAAAGGCATGCCGCTGCCAGAGGGGCACTACCTTGCCGTGACCGGCAACCGGGTGGCGGGAGGCACCGTGCTGGCACGGCTTTCCTTCTTCAACCTCAAGGCGGGGGAAACCACCGAGGTGCCCCTTTCGCTGCGCCGGACCGAGGTCCAGGCGACCGTGCTGGGCCGTCTGGACCTCTGCCCGCCCCTCACCATCCAGGGCCGGACGGAAAGCATCCTCAGCCTGGCCGGCGCCAAGGGCGCGCTCTTCATCTGGGCCGACCCCGGCCAGGAACCCACCCGCCACGTCATGGGCGACCTTCGCGCCCTGAAGGAAGCCTTTGAAGGCTGGGGTGGAAGGATGGTGTTGCTGTTGCCTGAGGGAACGGATACCAAAAACTTGGGTGCCGACTTCGAGCGCCTTCCCGCCCAGGCCACGCTTCTCTCAGAGGGCAGTGGTAGCCTGCTGCACAGCCTCGCCGAATCCACCGGCCGAAGCCTGGGCTCACGTCTGCCGGTCATCGCCGTGGTGGACCCCTCGGGCAAGGTCATCCACCTCAGCGAGGGCTACCAGATCGGCGCTGGCGAACAAACCCTGAAGGCCCTGCAACACATCCAGGAGGCGAAGTGA
- a CDS encoding carbohydrate-binding family 9-like protein, which produces MERYGAPEELLAHYTCLRAPEAFAIDGNLDKSAWQAAPKSHRFVDMVTGEPGFFDTRMACLWDEKALYVAFWIQEPQVRATLTERDSYIWFDNDVEVFFGGEDCYYEFEVNAFNTIYEVFYIYQDALKRGSRFDRPEFDLYSRNVDVLSGYQDASRLGKHHRGKRWAFMDWDFPGLESAVQVQGRLNDPHHLDQGWTVELAFPWEGMKALFANRPFPPREGDTLRASFSRFEALRYHGKTVTESPGWALNTHGVYDSHIPECFSYLHFSEQVAR; this is translated from the coding sequence ATGGAACGGTACGGCGCGCCCGAGGAGCTCCTCGCCCACTACACCTGCCTTCGGGCCCCGGAGGCTTTCGCCATCGACGGGAACTTGGACAAGTCGGCCTGGCAGGCCGCCCCGAAATCGCACCGCTTCGTGGACATGGTCACCGGGGAGCCCGGATTTTTCGACACACGGATGGCCTGCCTCTGGGACGAGAAGGCCCTTTACGTCGCCTTCTGGATCCAGGAACCCCAGGTGCGCGCCACGCTCACGGAACGGGATTCCTACATCTGGTTCGACAACGATGTCGAAGTGTTCTTCGGAGGCGAGGACTGCTATTACGAGTTCGAAGTCAACGCGTTCAACACCATCTACGAAGTGTTCTACATCTACCAGGACGCCCTCAAACGGGGCAGCCGCTTCGACCGTCCAGAGTTCGACCTCTACAGCCGCAACGTGGATGTGCTGAGCGGGTACCAGGATGCCTCCCGTCTGGGCAAGCACCACCGCGGCAAGCGCTGGGCCTTCATGGACTGGGACTTCCCCGGGCTGGAGAGCGCCGTGCAGGTGCAGGGCCGCCTGAATGACCCCCATCATCTCGACCAGGGCTGGACCGTGGAGCTGGCCTTCCCCTGGGAGGGCATGAAGGCCCTCTTCGCCAACCGCCCCTTCCCGCCCCGGGAAGGCGACACCCTGCGGGCCTCCTTTTCCCGCTTCGAAGCCCTGCGCTACCACGGCAAGACCGTCACCGAAAGCCCGGGCTGGGCCCTGAACACCCACGGCGTCTACGACTCCCACATCCCCGAGTGTTTCTCCTACCTGCACTTCAGCGAACAGGTCGCCCGGTAG